A window of the Cynocephalus volans isolate mCynVol1 chromosome 10, mCynVol1.pri, whole genome shotgun sequence genome harbors these coding sequences:
- the CXCL17 gene encoding C-X-C motif chemokine 17, giving the protein MKVLISSLLLLLPLMLTSMVSSSPRPGVARGHRDQRQASGRWLQEGGQGCGCKDWFLRAPKRKLMTVPGLPEKQCPCDPFKGNAKKTRHQRHHRKPNKHSRACQQFLKQCQLASFALPL; this is encoded by the exons ATGAAAGTTCTAAtctcttccctccttctgttGCTGCCACTAATGCTGACGTCCATGGTCTCTAGCAGCCCAAGACCAG GGGTCGCCAGAGGCCATAGGGACCAACGCCAGGCTTCTGGGAGGTGGCTCCAGGAAGGCGGCCAAGGATGTGGATGCAAAG ATTGGTTCCTGAGAGCCCCTAAAAGAAAACTCATGACGGTGCCCGGGCTGCCAGAAAAGCAGTGTCCCTGTGATCCCTTCAAAGGCAATGCAAAGAAAACca GACACCAAAGGCACCACAGGAAGCCAAACAAGCACTCTAGAGCCTGCCAGCAATTTCTGAAGCAATGTCAGCTAGCAAGCTTTGCTCTGCCTTTATAG